caccagcatggactcggagatcatCCGCATCCTATctaaaagccgtggaagacctcgggctcaactgatcttctccggaagaacccgcccgcagccggctggacgagtggttcctacaggggcgccggcaggcccctcgacagagaccctcccctttcttccccgaagttcacgaagaactagagagagtgcgtgtctcgcaaaagccggaccactctctccaaaatgtgtaaaacattacccagtccccttacaggcggctggaaatgtctgtacagcagtcaatgggccagtcatagaactcgctcacctgcaatcaaacgccgttttaacggcgacacacaaaaatcacaaaaagagtcattttctgcttgtgtcactaaggggtcacatgtccacactaaagtgcgcattcccacatatcaatactgtccaaacagtgccgaatacttccccagctccagctggacgccccataaatgtagatcgtgtgcctattgtcatgtatgcaccactacacacaagcactgttcccacagttataaacacttccccagtaaaagcgggaaatactataaaggtagcacgcgtgcctgctgtcatgcatgcacccctacacacaaacactgtatgcatggccaaaaaccccccgccgcgagcgggaggctttatgaaagtggcgcgcatgcctactacagtatatgcacccccacccataagcgctgcccatacagtttcaaacagttctccagctcatgctgcgagcattatggagatagcacgcgtgcctgtaatctcacacgcacccctgcactcggcactcaacaaagctgctcagcgcgcgcccgcgcttctgagagctgtaagctcagtgttagcacaaggcgattcgccggtggggcccatacgtcactgcgacacgcccccagccagcattcagcccatatctgtgcgagcaaaagcctgggaaaaaatcccgacataccgaaatgggttttgaacataataaaacacggttactcgcttcaattcgctcgcagaccaccccgcttttcagcggtggtcgagacgaaagtgaggaaagatgtttcacatgttctacgcaccgaggtgctcaaactgtccctccctctatgagcgaggcgggtttttacagccgctattttctcgtcccgaataaggacggtggcctccgccccatcctagatctcagacatctgaacaaagctttaatgattcgctcgttcagaatgttaacgaccaaacatatcctcgcgcaagttcgccccggggattggttcctatcagtggatttgaaagacgcttactttcacatcccgatagcgcctcatcacaggccttttctgagattcgcttttgagggacagtcataccagtacacagtactaccattcggcctatcattggccccctgtacattcacgaaatgtatggacgcagcactttcccccctgagacagcggggagtgcgaatactgaattacctcgacgattggctaatcatagcacaatcagagagtcagttgacaacgcacagatcttggattatcagctatctagaatgcctgggcctgaaaatcaattttgcaaagacgtgctatcccccagccaaaatatctcttttctgggaatagtgctagactcagtgcagatgacggcgcgcctctcatcagagtgtGCGCTCGCTATTCGgtgccttgcaacatcattcagagcgggcgcgcacgcccccgtcaaacgatttcaaaggatgctcggtctcatggcctcggcatcagctgtactccagctaggattgttgcacatgcgtcctctccaacgctggctcaagagccgtgtccccactcacgcgtggcgctcgggccactttttaatcagagcgaatcacagctgtataaaagccctgacgccctggaaagccgtcgactggtatcaaaccggcatgagtctgggcgtgaacacacggagaaaaatgatcacgacagatgcctccaaaataggatggggggccctttacgagggcaggcctgtctctggcttttggtcaaacccggaaaagtgtctacatataaactgtctggaaatgaaagcggtcgccttggctctcagagccctgcttccgtacctgaaaaacgaacacgtcctggtccgaacggacaacatgacggtagtatcgtatataaatcgccagggtggactcaggtcgagctccctgcactctatggccagggagctcatcttatggtcacagcacaacctgcgctcgctgagagcagcgcatgtgccaggcgtcctgaaccagggagcggacatgctgtccagagacaaagttctcccaggggaatggtctctccaccccctgacggctcagtggttatggcaaacctttggcgaggcagaggtcgacctcttcgcctccagggaaaatgcgcactgccctcttttcttctcaaaagcacagagcgctcgcccaagtctggccgaaccgccccttgtatgcttttccccgatcgcgatgctacctcaggtcatcagtcggatcagggaagtgaaatgtgcagtgctcctggtagccccactctggaagaaccagatgtggtttccagaactgatgcagatgatgcaatctgccccatggccgattccattgaggctggacctcctcaggcaggccaacgggatgattcttcatccccgcccgatctgtgggcccttcatgcatggcccctcaacgggttcccgagaacctccccagtggagtgttgagaaccatcactgaggcgcgagcgcctctacgagcgcttatatgcccaaaagtggaaagtgttcagtgactggtgtgataccaagagcttgaaccccaaatcgtgcgagataccaagtgtactcgccttcttgcaagagctgctggaggcgggctgcacaccctccacgctcaaagtctatgtggctgccatagcggcgtcacacaatcctgacaagggacgctcattagggaaaaacgacctaatcattcgtttcctaagaggcgctaggaggatgaaccctcctcgccccccctcggtgccgatctgggacctggccacggtcctggacgcactcaaagtgccccgttcgaacctctccgaaccgtgcaccttaaacagctctcgctcaaaactgcgctcttgctggcgctcgcctcagtcaagagagtgggcgacctgcacgcgctgtcatcaagcgctgcttgcccgGAATTTGGACCtcacgactgcagagttgtccttaggccaaagcacgggtatattcctaaagtgctctccacacccttcagagtacaggttatatctctggcagcgctatcgtctccagcagacgaaagcgacgctaatttactctgcccggtcagggcgctcagagtatatttgaaacattctgccccgttcagacagacggaacaattattcgtatgctttggcggccgcactaaaggtctcgcagtttcaaagcaaagaatatcgcgctggatagtggatgctatagcgctggcttatgaagccaagggccttcaatgccccttaggcgtcagagctcactctacgaggagcatggcctcctcgtgggcgtggtctagtgggatacccattgaagatatttgtgcggcggcaggctgggcctcgccttcgacatttatcaggttttataacctacaggtcccctcatggcattccaacattctatcagcctgactgtagtatgaactggagtatgtatttgctgagcattatctcctcccttataaggtccgtctctgactgacttagagggttttttatgcatatcagtaagtaaaaaaaaaaaaaaatcagtacataagatgcctcgctcattgctgtctgctgtgcagctgcaatgcgttttacataaagacttcaatatttctcgctacttacgcaatactcgtttcctcctctcagggaaccgaggttacgttagtaaccgagtcgttttgtgtgatatatttgtatttataaataaaaaaaagaaaatgtgtaaaCATTACACACCAGCTGGCATTATACACTCCCTGGAATTTTGTTATcaaattgaaatgaataaatcttaaaatatttttttttgagtgtAACAAATAAATCAGCTGGTATtgacaaaacagaacaaaatctGACACAATAACATATAGAtcattgtttttatattaaacataGAAATGATTCTTAATTATCTTCCAAAAAGCCACAATCAAAATGAAGGAAAGGTAAAGGTCAATATAAATATGTTCCGAAAGAccataaatgatgacaaaaaaaaactatttctgcTTTCCAACTGCTGCTCCTGCAGCCACTGTCAAGCAACCCATCAAAAAGCAACTTATTCTCACAGACATTTTAAAAAACGATTAATCTGTTGGCAGCAATCACAAGCTGTCTTCCTGTGAACAGACCAATGAGGAGATCAGGCATGTTGTTGGCTCAGCCAGTCAAGGCAAGACATTCTAATTCTGCCCATCATTATCAAGAAAGTGCCACACCAGTGTAAGGTTGCTCTTCTTTATGACCTGCAAGCAGAGAAGTAGTCAGAGGACATTTGTCTGTAGTGAGACTGGCACTGGGTTGACTTTGGAGTTCCATCAAACACTATGGAATAGTTAAAGAGTTAATGAGGAGGAGGTTAGTTGGTTAAAGAGAAGAGGTAGTGAAAAGAAAAGACTCTCAGCTGACttttaagacattttattttaacctGGGGTGATGTGCGGACCACAGCAAGACTTCAAGCACTCAAGAGGCCTGGAAATAAGAAATTATCGAAAAGAAAGTTGTCAGGTCATTTTGAACTAGGACTAGAACTGAACTAGACCCTTTGGACCAATCACCATTCACACAGGGATCATCGCCATTGGAAACAGAGGAGACACATACACTGATTTCCATGGAGTCCAACATTTCAGGGTCCTTCCTTTTCAACAACGGCTTCAACCAGTTCCCAACAGATCTCAAGGCCCCTGTGTGCCAGTACTCCATCTCCAACTCCTTCTACAAGCTTGGCCCTGCCAATATCAATGCCCAGCTCCAGGCTGGCACTCCACATGGCATCAGTGACATCCTGAGTCGATCAATGTTGGGTGGCCCGGGAACCTCGACCCTATTATCAGGGTACCACTCTATGGGTGGGTTTGGGACAACTGTGCCTAGTCCCGGGGTGTATTACAATCGGGATTATGCCCCTTCAGGACTGGGAGGTTTTCCAAAATCCAGTGTAGAATGTCCAGGTATGAAGAGTAAAGGCACAAGCTGCTGGGTGGATGGAGAGTACGAGTGGAGAGGAGCGAGACAGCAGTGTGGCAAcagtaagtcatttcaataagtGTTCAGTTAATGGAAATCAATGTGTGAAGGTAATATACTTCAATAACAGCAGCAGAATACAACTTTACCATGATCATTTTCATGCACGTCACATTAAATGTGCTATTTAGTAAATGTATATTTagtaaaacattttgtatttgagTATgtgactttaaaatggcaatattaATCCAAtttgatatataaatatttagatcTATTTAATGCTTTGGATAATTTATCATTCATATTTGACTGTATATGATGTCAATGAACATTATTTTTAAGTCTTCAGAGGAAATGTTTGACAAAttcatgattacatattaagTTATTATGATAAAACTTTCATTGACTTGATATTTGTTGACTAGATCTGAATCAAAAGTAAAACTTTCTCCCATAAAAAGCAGTTCCTTTCACTTTTCTATAAAATGAGTTCATATAATTTAATCATTTTCCTTATTGGTTaactttataaattataatacattttctaacatcaaatgtaaatgtttctgaGCACGATTTTTTATCCTGCTTTAACGTCCCTCtatttatgtgattatttatttttaaattaatttctttgaGGTCTCAAGGGGggataaaataacacaaatgagGTCACAAAAACTGTTTACAAATGCAGTTTTAGTCACTATATTTTAGATACAGTACATGTGTTCAGAGTGATGGAATAGAATATGATGTTTTCTCTGTAGATAGCGGTCATTACACTGAGGATGCAGGAAAAAAGAAGCACACAAGACCCACCTTCAGTGGACACCAGATCTTCGCTCTGGAGAAAACCTTTGAACAGACCAAGTACCTGGCTGGACCGGAAAGAGCCAGACTGGCATCCTCACTGGGCATGACTGAATCGCAAGTTAAAgtaaaacaataaacacaaaattaatttCGATGCTAAACATCATTGTTCAAAATGAATCTGAGTGCAGTTATTGTTCTGTATCAAAtgctattaaataataaattacgtTTTGCAaaagtttgtttattatttaatagcaTGTTTATCACTCATACCATGTTTTTCATTACTCAATAAACCATGTCATGTGGTGAAAACCAAGTCAAATAGTGGAATCCAGACAACATCAGAAAATCTGTTAGTTATTTTGATAAGTTATAACAAACaattatgaaataatatttaCAGTAAGATTCTGCACGATTTCTATATCACTAATCAAATGCACTGtaagcttatttgtgacattaactatgTTAATTCCTTTGTATGTATGTAAAAAGCATGTATACTCGAGGTGGCATGAACTCCACAATTTGCCAAACCTGATGTTCTGTTATCCCAGTATGATGCAAAGAGATTATAAATGATTGGCAAACTGTCAAATAATTTAATTCATCCTAGGTGTGGTTCCAGAACCGGCGCACAAAATGGCGTAAGAAGAGCGTGTTGGAGCCCAGCTCCACACAGGCCTCTCGGGGGGAGAGCGGAGGAGACGGATCAGAGAatgaggtggaggatgaggaGTACAACAAGCCGCTGGACCCCAACACGGATGACGAGAAGATTCGACAGCTACTGCGTAAACACCGCAGAGCTTTCTCAGTATTGCGCCTGGGACCTCACCACGTCTGATACTGTACACACTTAGAAACGGACTccatgctgaaaagaccagcttaaccagcatgcagtTCCCATGCTGTTTTATGTTGGTTAGTGCTGATTTGGTGCTGGTGTAGCTGGTTGACCATATACCAGcatcccaaaacacaacataagctggtgaccagctGGTCTATTTAGCAGGGCTGTTTAAGGTACAAggctatttttagttttttttgttcagAGGAGAATGAAacataaatgtatctttaaaagGAAACGATAGGTTATTATGGTATTGTGTACCTAAAAATTTGAGGTAGAGAAAAAGTTCCCTTGAGGGTCGTTGTTCCTTAAATAGTATAATGTTTCTAAGAGCCTAATTCACAGTTTATATAGTACGTTGTGCAAACAAAACACATGCAAGAATATTCAGATCATCAACATCATATAAATATGCATAAGTTTGTACTGTTTTTGGTAACAGTTTTTATGAAGTatgcatttaatgcattataaaattattcttaaagggatagctcaccagAAAAATATTTcaccattttctcaccctcatgccatcccagatgtgtatgactccttcttctgctgaacacaaacaaagatttttagaatatagatccagacaatgcaagtgaatggtggcccgaactttgaagctaaaaaaacacataaaggcatcttaaaagtaatccatttgcctccattgatttaatccatgtcttctgaagtgatatgataggtgtgggtgagaaacagatcaatatttaagtcttttgttttactataaatctccactatcactttcacattctttttttgtttgtggcGATCAGTgttggtgtaatgcattactaagtaattaattaatgtaattaaattacttttttgggAAAagaaaagtaagggattactcttaatttttcagtaatttaattacagttacttctgatgtaattgtgttaaatactgtatagactatataacatttataaaaaaacaatagttaatttaaaatttaaatgtaacgtctaatgttaaaatgtatgttttctaatttaacactgcccccttaaattctttggccagttcatgaataattaattttattttatctgatttatttgaaagaattaaaagaacagtttcatatCTATCCTTGTACTTTTCATCTGGtcaaggttgataagggttttagaaagtaattagtaataagtaatgcaattacttttcaaacagagtaattagtactgtAATCTatttacactgtagaagatgtcattagtagttagtaattcattacttttttaagagtaacttacccaacactggtgg
This window of the Xyrauchen texanus isolate HMW12.3.18 chromosome 27, RBS_HiC_50CHRs, whole genome shotgun sequence genome carries:
- the LOC127620523 gene encoding homeobox protein Nkx-6.3-like, whose amino-acid sequence is MESNISGSFLFNNGFNQFPTDLKAPVCQYSISNSFYKLGPANINAQLQAGTPHGISDILSRSMLGGPGTSTLLSGYHSMGGFGTTVPSPGVYYNRDYAPSGLGGFPKSSVECPGMKSKGTSCWVDGEYEWRGARQQCGNNSGHYTEDAGKKKHTRPTFSGHQIFALEKTFEQTKYLAGPERARLASSLGMTESQVKVWFQNRRTKWRKKSVLEPSSTQASRGESGGDGSENEVEDEEYNKPLDPNTDDEKIRQLLRKHRRAFSVLRLGPHHV